The Methylomonas koyamae genome has a segment encoding these proteins:
- a CDS encoding EAL domain-containing protein, which translates to MDSLPSTEPIRLGLMPPLTGVVAMYGSEIIHAARIACAEVNRSGGLLGRPLELIVEDDGSLPQTAVPAARRLVSEHRCVAIIGNLLSSSRIAVASQVAEPEKIPYLNFSFYEGSIFSRYFFHFAALPNQQIDKMIPYMAEHYGLKMFFAGNNYEWPRGSIDAAKRCLHKLDGDVVGEEYLPIGASGDEINALLELVARSGADVFVPYFAGTDQLKLLTGFAEMGLKKHMAVVMGHFDEVLASLLPAHVREGFYSSNTYFMSLDREENRAYFQKLAAEPGIDGIWPNGNGILTNFGEATYVCVKAFAKAVEQAGSTANEALVDALETVSVTAPQGRVSMDAETHHAWVNTYLARCNADGSFRIVERFELNPPRIPERYSRQAAELHISPPSPQDTGQVMQGAKSVLAQSNAAQQILSIADMAILAADENGIITEANVNACKMFGYSGAEILGMSVHLLLPPHFRQRHAELVKRFVESDETQRNMGGRGELAGYRKDGSFFPLEASIGKVRFGEQWMLVVTLRDISSRKQAEEELLWQATHDSLTGLPNRALIRERLASALQRSRRHGANVALLFVDLDDFKLINDTYGHEMGDALLKTIAARLRELIRPGDTLARLAGDEFVVLCEQIDQPTALSLIAERINAALRQPMALNGHSLYVTASIGIAAGHGSTHSTDDLLRYADTAMYEVKQKGRDGWHFFNDSLEQKVRQRLSVTQGLRLAIERNELSPRFQPIVCADSGRIVGAELLLRWFPQEGEISPAIFIPIAEMTGAIVALGLWVFRQACRAESDWRRRWSDSAPAYISVNVSARQLSEQSLAEDFAEILRETGADPRRILLEITETSLMADIDNNLRVLQRLADLGMRVAVDDFGTGYSSLAQLTRLPVNVLKIDRAFVDGIETQSENRAVNRAIVGLARALGLKLVAEGVENIEQLLELRALGCDYIQGYLFHRPLEEPIFIDRFSHELQEQSLVGAEPPLFFLIYVSRAVRPFSDSQLDALLEKTRAANNARSITGCLLYMDGCFMQILEGRRKTVLQLVERIKLDPRHRDFHLVVQAPQQRRIFPNWNMGFRDLSRLNGEPDFSPWRKRSIGFFELAEDARTCYTYITAFRHDSI; encoded by the coding sequence GTGGATTCATTACCATCAACTGAGCCGATTCGTCTGGGCTTAATGCCGCCGCTGACCGGCGTGGTGGCGATGTACGGCAGCGAAATCATTCACGCCGCCCGGATCGCCTGTGCCGAAGTCAACCGCAGCGGAGGTTTGTTGGGCCGGCCGCTGGAGTTGATCGTCGAAGACGACGGCAGTTTGCCGCAGACCGCGGTGCCTGCCGCGCGGCGCTTGGTCAGCGAGCACCGCTGCGTGGCAATCATAGGCAATTTATTGTCCAGTTCCCGGATTGCCGTCGCCAGCCAAGTCGCCGAACCGGAAAAGATTCCCTATCTGAATTTCTCGTTTTACGAAGGCAGTATTTTCAGCCGTTATTTCTTTCATTTCGCCGCACTGCCGAACCAGCAGATCGACAAGATGATTCCGTACATGGCCGAGCACTACGGGCTGAAAATGTTTTTTGCCGGCAATAATTACGAATGGCCGCGCGGCTCCATCGATGCGGCCAAACGTTGCCTGCACAAACTCGATGGCGATGTGGTCGGCGAAGAATATCTGCCGATAGGCGCCAGTGGCGACGAGATCAACGCCCTGCTGGAACTGGTCGCCCGCTCCGGAGCCGATGTATTCGTGCCTTATTTTGCCGGCACCGATCAACTCAAATTGTTGACCGGTTTCGCCGAGATGGGCTTGAAGAAGCACATGGCGGTGGTGATGGGGCATTTTGACGAAGTATTGGCGAGCCTGTTGCCGGCTCACGTGCGGGAAGGCTTTTATTCCAGCAACACTTATTTCATGTCGCTGGATCGCGAGGAAAATCGGGCTTATTTTCAAAAGTTAGCCGCCGAACCCGGTATCGACGGCATTTGGCCGAACGGCAACGGCATATTGACTAACTTCGGCGAAGCGACCTACGTTTGCGTGAAAGCTTTCGCTAAAGCCGTCGAGCAAGCCGGTTCCACCGCCAACGAAGCCTTGGTGGATGCTTTGGAAACGGTCAGCGTTACTGCGCCCCAGGGCCGTGTCAGCATGGATGCGGAAACCCATCATGCCTGGGTGAATACCTATTTGGCGCGCTGTAACGCCGACGGCAGCTTCCGTATTGTCGAGCGTTTCGAGCTGAATCCGCCGCGTATACCGGAGCGCTATAGTCGCCAAGCCGCCGAATTGCATATTTCGCCGCCGTCTCCGCAGGATACCGGCCAGGTCATGCAGGGGGCCAAGTCGGTATTGGCCCAATCGAATGCCGCGCAGCAGATATTGTCGATTGCCGATATGGCGATTCTGGCGGCCGACGAAAACGGCATCATCACCGAAGCCAACGTCAACGCCTGCAAAATGTTCGGCTATTCGGGCGCGGAAATTTTGGGTATGTCGGTGCACTTATTGCTGCCGCCGCATTTTCGCCAGCGCCACGCCGAATTGGTCAAGCGGTTTGTCGAAAGCGACGAGACGCAACGCAATATGGGTGGGCGCGGAGAACTGGCCGGTTACCGCAAGGACGGCTCGTTTTTTCCGTTGGAAGCTTCGATCGGTAAAGTCCGCTTCGGCGAGCAATGGATGTTGGTCGTGACGCTACGCGACATTTCCAGCCGCAAACAGGCCGAGGAGGAGTTGCTGTGGCAGGCCACGCACGACAGTCTGACCGGTTTGCCCAATCGGGCGCTGATCCGCGAACGTTTGGCCAGTGCCTTGCAGCGTTCGCGCCGGCATGGCGCCAACGTCGCGCTGTTATTTGTCGATCTCGACGATTTCAAACTGATCAACGATACCTACGGCCACGAGATGGGCGATGCGCTGCTGAAAACCATCGCCGCGCGTTTGCGGGAACTGATACGCCCGGGCGATACGCTGGCCCGTCTGGCCGGCGACGAGTTCGTGGTGCTGTGCGAACAAATCGATCAACCGACGGCACTGTCTTTGATTGCCGAGCGCATCAATGCCGCGTTACGCCAACCGATGGCGTTAAACGGACATTCCTTGTACGTGACGGCCAGTATCGGTATTGCCGCCGGCCACGGTTCCACCCATTCCACCGACGACTTGTTGCGCTATGCCGATACCGCGATGTACGAGGTGAAGCAAAAAGGCCGCGACGGTTGGCATTTTTTCAACGACAGCCTCGAACAAAAGGTTCGCCAGCGCCTGTCGGTGACTCAAGGTTTGCGGTTGGCGATAGAACGCAACGAATTATCGCCCAGGTTTCAGCCGATAGTTTGTGCCGATAGCGGCCGGATCGTCGGCGCCGAACTTTTGCTGCGCTGGTTTCCGCAGGAGGGCGAAATTTCGCCGGCGATTTTTATTCCGATAGCCGAGATGACCGGTGCGATTGTGGCGCTGGGTTTATGGGTGTTCCGTCAGGCGTGCCGGGCCGAATCCGACTGGCGCCGGCGTTGGTCCGACTCGGCGCCGGCCTATATTTCGGTGAATGTGTCGGCCCGCCAGTTGAGCGAACAAAGTCTGGCCGAGGATTTTGCCGAGATTCTGCGGGAAACCGGCGCCGACCCGCGGCGTATTTTGTTGGAAATTACCGAAACCTCGTTGATGGCCGATATCGACAACAATTTGCGCGTATTGCAACGATTGGCCGATTTGGGGATGCGGGTGGCGGTAGACGATTTCGGTACCGGCTATTCGTCGCTGGCGCAATTGACCCGGCTGCCGGTCAATGTGTTGAAAATCGATAGGGCGTTTGTGGACGGTATCGAAACCCAGTCGGAAAACCGGGCCGTGAATCGCGCCATTGTCGGTTTGGCGCGGGCCCTGGGCTTGAAGCTGGTTGCCGAAGGGGTCGAAAATATCGAGCAGTTGCTCGAGTTGCGCGCATTGGGCTGCGACTACATTCAGGGCTACCTATTTCATCGGCCGCTGGAAGAGCCGATTTTTATCGACCGGTTTAGCCACGAGCTCCAGGAGCAGTCGCTGGTAGGGGCCGAGCCGCCGTTGTTTTTCCTGATTTACGTCAGCAGGGCGGTCCGGCCGTTTAGCGATAGCCAATTGGACGCGCTGCTGGAAAAGACCCGCGCGGCGAATAACGCCAGAAGCATTACCGGTTGCCTGTTGTACATGGATGGTTGTTTTATGCAGATATTGGAAGGTAGGCGCAAAACGGTATTGCAGTTGGTCGAGAGGATAAAGCTCGATCCGCGCCACCGAGACTTCCACTTGGTGGTGCAGGCGCCGCAGCAGCGCCGGATTTTTCCTAATTGGAACATGGGTTTTCGCGATTTATCCAGGCTCAACGGCGAACCGGATTTTTCTCCATGGCGCAAACGCAGCATCGGTTTTTTCGAACTGGCCGAGGATGCCCGCACCTGCTACACCTACATCACCGCGTTTCGGCATGACAGCATTTAG
- a CDS encoding b(o/a)3-type cytochrome-c oxidase subunit 1: protein MDNSVEKKLALTHFWVAFGAFGLAAVMGLYQVIERSGFFGFLESREVYYASVSTHGVLMGFVLTTFFIMGFGYYVATSSLKLPVWNKTFAWTGFGVALAGVVMAALPLLFGQASVLFTFYPPLKAHPLFYIGATLLVVGSWFWCVSMIVMYMQWKKANPGVPVPLAMFATTGNAILWLWTSAGVAAEVLFQLIPWALGWIDTIDAGLARTLFAWTLHPIVYFWLIPSYTAFYCLVPKQAGGFLFSDEMARAAFILLVVFSLPIGFHHLYMDPEQGHGWKLLHAVGTFVVTLPTFITGFTVIASLEIAGRLNGGKGLFGWIAALPWSNPLVLALILGLLMLIFGGFGGLINASYAMNAMVHNTAWISGHFHLIFGGTTVIMYFGIAYYFWPVLSGKPLYCPSLAIAQLWSWFIGMIIMTTPWHILGLLGQPRRIDSVHYNNLLTLSWEPYEVTMIFGGLILLGSAGLLVYILYKTQISQESYQGEIEYAEPIHAVKDLPNYLNSFGLWNAIIAVFMLIAFGYPILQFFLMETFGSGRWGV, encoded by the coding sequence ATGGATAACAGCGTAGAGAAAAAATTGGCGCTAACCCATTTCTGGGTTGCGTTCGGCGCCTTCGGGCTGGCCGCGGTGATGGGCTTGTATCAAGTTATCGAACGCAGCGGCTTCTTCGGTTTTCTGGAGTCGCGCGAGGTCTATTACGCGTCGGTCAGTACCCACGGCGTGCTGATGGGCTTTGTGTTGACCACCTTCTTCATCATGGGCTTCGGTTACTACGTCGCCACCAGCAGCTTGAAACTGCCGGTGTGGAATAAGACCTTCGCTTGGACCGGTTTCGGCGTGGCGCTGGCCGGCGTGGTCATGGCCGCGCTGCCACTGCTGTTCGGCCAGGCCTCGGTACTGTTTACCTTTTACCCGCCGTTGAAGGCGCATCCATTGTTCTATATCGGCGCCACCTTGCTAGTGGTCGGCTCCTGGTTCTGGTGCGTGTCGATGATCGTGATGTACATGCAGTGGAAAAAAGCCAATCCCGGCGTGCCGGTGCCGCTGGCGATGTTCGCCACCACCGGCAACGCCATTCTGTGGTTGTGGACCAGCGCCGGCGTCGCCGCCGAAGTCTTGTTCCAATTGATTCCGTGGGCGTTGGGCTGGATCGATACCATCGACGCCGGCTTGGCTCGCACGCTGTTCGCCTGGACCTTGCACCCCATCGTCTACTTCTGGCTGATTCCGTCCTACACCGCGTTTTACTGCCTGGTACCGAAACAGGCCGGCGGTTTCCTGTTCAGCGACGAGATGGCGCGCGCCGCCTTTATCCTGTTGGTGGTGTTCAGCTTGCCGATCGGCTTCCACCATTTGTACATGGACCCGGAACAAGGCCACGGCTGGAAACTGCTGCACGCGGTCGGCACCTTCGTCGTCACGCTGCCGACCTTCATCACCGGCTTTACCGTGATTGCCTCGCTGGAAATCGCCGGCAGGCTGAACGGCGGCAAAGGCCTGTTCGGCTGGATCGCCGCGCTGCCGTGGAGCAACCCGCTGGTGCTGGCCTTGATCCTGGGCCTGTTGATGTTGATCTTCGGCGGCTTCGGCGGCCTGATCAATGCCAGTTACGCGATGAACGCGATGGTGCATAACACCGCCTGGATTTCCGGCCATTTCCATCTGATCTTCGGCGGCACTACCGTGATCATGTATTTCGGTATCGCCTATTACTTCTGGCCGGTGTTGAGCGGCAAACCGTTGTACTGCCCGTCGCTGGCAATCGCCCAACTGTGGAGCTGGTTTATCGGCATGATCATCATGACCACGCCCTGGCACATTTTAGGCCTGCTCGGCCAACCGCGCCGGATCGACAGCGTGCACTACAACAACCTGCTGACGCTGTCATGGGAACCGTACGAGGTGACGATGATATTCGGCGGCCTGATTCTGCTGGGCTCGGCCGGCTTGCTGGTTTATATCTTGTATAAAACCCAGATTAGCCAGGAAAGCTATCAAGGCGAGATCGAGTACGCCGAACCGATCCATGCCGTGAAAGATCTACCCAACTATCTGAACAGCTTTGGCTTGTGGAACGCCATCATCGCCGTATTCATGTTGATTGCCTTCGGTTATCCGATTCTGCAATTCTTCTTGATGGAAACCTTTGGTTCAGGCAGATGGGGGGTCTGA
- a CDS encoding glutamate-5-semialdehyde dehydrogenase — protein sequence MPGFSKSSDSQAVDIKTYMQQLGRQARQAGREISKADSGRKNDALLKIAAAITEAGAELAGENRKDLEAGRANGMDAASLDRLELTPARIGAMVEGLKQVAALPDPVGEISNLGYRPSGIQVGQMRVPLGVIGIIYESRPNVTVDAAALCLKSGNACILRGGSESIHSNRAIAACIAKGLAAAGLPEQAVQVVETTDRAAVGELVRLQQYVDVIVPRGGKSLIERISAEATIPVIKHLDGICHVYIDGKADIDKAVAIALNAKTHRYGVCNAMETLLVAESIAPTVLPVLAEKFAEKGVELRGCLKTCSLVKQAVRASEEDWHTEYLAPILSIKIVADIDEAIDHINTYSSAHTEAIVTEDYTLARRFLREVDSSSVMVNASTRFADGFEYGLGAEIGISTDKLHARGPVGLHGLTSLKYVVLGDGHIRQ from the coding sequence ATGCCCGGTTTTTCCAAATCATCGGATAGTCAAGCCGTGGATATAAAAACCTATATGCAGCAACTCGGCCGCCAAGCCAGACAGGCCGGCCGAGAAATCAGCAAAGCCGATAGCGGCCGGAAAAATGATGCCTTGCTCAAAATCGCCGCAGCGATTACCGAAGCCGGTGCCGAATTGGCCGGCGAAAACCGCAAGGATCTGGAGGCCGGCCGAGCCAACGGCATGGATGCGGCTTCGTTGGACCGGCTGGAGTTGACGCCGGCCCGCATCGGCGCCATGGTCGAGGGCTTGAAGCAAGTCGCGGCCTTGCCTGACCCGGTCGGCGAAATCAGCAACCTCGGCTACCGGCCCAGCGGCATCCAGGTCGGGCAGATGCGGGTGCCGCTGGGCGTGATCGGCATCATCTACGAATCGCGGCCGAATGTTACCGTCGATGCGGCGGCCTTGTGCCTGAAATCCGGCAATGCCTGCATCTTACGCGGCGGTTCCGAATCCATACATTCCAATCGGGCAATCGCGGCCTGCATCGCCAAAGGCTTGGCCGCGGCCGGCCTGCCGGAACAGGCGGTACAAGTGGTCGAAACCACCGACCGGGCCGCGGTCGGCGAACTGGTCCGGCTGCAGCAGTATGTCGACGTAATCGTGCCGCGCGGCGGCAAGAGCCTGATCGAGCGGATCAGCGCCGAAGCGACGATTCCGGTGATCAAGCATCTGGACGGCATTTGCCATGTCTATATCGACGGCAAGGCCGATATCGATAAAGCCGTGGCGATTGCGCTGAACGCCAAAACGCACCGCTACGGCGTCTGCAACGCGATGGAAACCTTGTTGGTCGCCGAAAGCATCGCGCCGACGGTGTTGCCGGTTTTGGCCGAAAAATTCGCGGAGAAGGGCGTCGAATTGCGCGGTTGCCTGAAAACCTGTTCGTTGGTGAAACAGGCCGTCCGCGCCAGCGAAGAAGATTGGCATACCGAGTATCTGGCGCCGATTTTGTCGATCAAGATCGTGGCCGATATCGACGAAGCGATCGACCATATCAACACCTACAGCTCGGCCCACACCGAAGCCATCGTCACCGAGGATTACACGTTGGCGCGGCGGTTCCTGCGCGAAGTCGATTCCAGCTCGGTGATGGTCAACGCCTCCACCCGGTTTGCCGACGGTTTCGAATACGGTCTGGGCGCCGAAATCGGCATCAGTACCGATAAGCTGCATGCCCGCGGGCCGGTTGGCTTGCACGGTCTGACTTCGTTGAAATACGTCGTGCTCGGCGACGGCCATATCCGCCAATAA
- the nadD gene encoding nicotinate-nucleotide adenylyltransferase has protein sequence MIGVYGGTFNPVHYGHLRTALEVKELFGLQRLHLIPCRLPAHRGQPEADAEIRMQMLAAAVADTPGFFADRRELERDGPSYMVDTLAALRSELADDTPLLLFIGADAFAGLERWHRWQRLFELAHVVVMTRPGFLHGPLPDFLQQRLADDSRLLSDAPAGRIYFQPVTALAISATEIRRLIAAGRSPQFLLPDRVIALIRQHQLYQATTDQ, from the coding sequence ATGATCGGCGTCTACGGAGGCACCTTCAATCCGGTCCATTACGGCCACTTACGCACGGCACTGGAAGTCAAGGAACTGTTCGGATTGCAGCGGCTGCACCTGATTCCGTGCCGGCTGCCGGCCCATCGCGGCCAACCCGAGGCCGACGCCGAGATTCGGATGCAAATGCTGGCGGCGGCAGTGGCCGATACGCCGGGATTTTTCGCCGATAGGCGCGAGCTGGAGCGCGACGGGCCGTCGTATATGGTCGATACCTTGGCGGCCTTACGCAGCGAATTGGCTGACGATACGCCGTTACTGCTGTTCATCGGCGCCGACGCCTTTGCCGGCTTGGAGCGCTGGCACCGGTGGCAGCGTTTGTTCGAGTTGGCCCATGTCGTCGTGATGACCCGGCCCGGCTTCCTGCACGGGCCGTTACCGGATTTTTTGCAACAACGGCTGGCCGACGATTCCCGGCTGTTGAGCGACGCGCCAGCCGGACGGATTTATTTCCAACCGGTAACGGCTTTGGCGATTTCCGCCACCGAAATCCGCCGTTTAATCGCGGCCGGCCGCAGTCCGCAGTTTTTATTGCCTGATCGGGTTATTGCTTTGATCCGTCAGCATCAACTTTATCAAGCAACTACTGATCAATAG
- a CDS encoding cytochrome C oxidase subunit II gives MHIDQLEKRWAGIALGIAGFFVAVILGSALFHGIHAPSNVETIDSAKLHLSEEFAEDKLGASTNPDGSVTVRMVAGRYGFYPKTLTLPAETKLTFRWVSLDVIHGVHIPMTNMSTMIVPGYVAQVQTELHHAGDYPLLCNEYCGMGHAHMWSNIKVVSKAQWEALNKQRGANHG, from the coding sequence ATGCATATCGACCAACTGGAAAAAAGATGGGCCGGCATCGCCTTGGGCATCGCCGGCTTTTTTGTCGCGGTGATTCTGGGCTCCGCCCTATTTCACGGCATCCACGCGCCGAGCAACGTCGAGACCATCGATTCGGCGAAACTGCACCTGTCGGAAGAATTTGCCGAAGATAAACTCGGCGCCAGCACCAACCCGGACGGCAGCGTTACGGTGCGGATGGTGGCCGGGCGCTACGGTTTTTATCCGAAAACCTTGACCCTGCCGGCGGAAACCAAACTCACCTTCCGCTGGGTCAGCCTGGACGTGATCCACGGCGTGCATATCCCGATGACTAACATGAGCACGATGATCGTGCCCGGTTACGTCGCCCAGGTCCAAACTGAACTGCACCACGCCGGCGATTATCCGCTGCTGTGCAACGAATACTGCGGCATGGGCCACGCGCATATGTGGAGCAATATCAAGGTGGTCAGCAAAGCGCAATGGGAAGCGCTCAACAAACAACGGGGAGCAAACCATGGATAA
- a CDS encoding HAD family hydrolase, producing MTDSIIYALDFDGVICDSALETALTGWKAAATIWSGMAETAPPELVEQFRAVRPIIETGYEAILVIRLLHAGETIESIYAGYGEKAQALMAEAGLTVAGLKQLFGDTRDQWIAEDRAGWIAVNPLFAGMAEKLRRLGRDHVWYVVTTKQERFVKKILTANDIELAPDRIFGLDRNMSKPEVLKGLQRSHPGRPLYFVEDRLPSLQNVRKHAELADLRLGFALWGYNLPQDKALAEAEGCRPLLLENFLENAAGFGDACKPD from the coding sequence ATGACTGATTCAATTATCTACGCGCTGGACTTCGACGGCGTGATTTGCGACAGCGCACTGGAAACCGCGCTGACCGGCTGGAAAGCCGCTGCCACAATTTGGAGCGGCATGGCCGAAACCGCTCCGCCGGAATTGGTCGAGCAATTCCGCGCGGTGCGCCCGATCATAGAAACCGGCTACGAAGCCATCCTGGTGATTCGGCTGTTGCATGCGGGCGAAACTATCGAGTCGATTTACGCCGGTTACGGCGAAAAGGCGCAAGCCTTAATGGCGGAAGCCGGTTTGACGGTGGCGGGCTTGAAACAGTTGTTCGGCGATACCCGCGACCAATGGATAGCCGAAGACAGAGCGGGTTGGATTGCCGTGAATCCGCTGTTCGCCGGCATGGCCGAAAAACTGCGCCGTTTGGGTAGGGACCATGTCTGGTACGTGGTTACCACCAAGCAGGAACGTTTCGTCAAGAAAATCCTGACTGCGAACGATATCGAACTGGCCCCCGACCGCATCTTCGGTTTGGATCGAAATATGAGTAAGCCGGAGGTATTGAAAGGGTTGCAGCGCTCGCACCCCGGCCGGCCGCTCTATTTTGTCGAAGATCGGCTACCCTCGCTGCAGAACGTACGCAAGCATGCCGAGTTGGCCGATTTACGGCTCGGCTTTGCCTTGTGGGGTTACAACCTGCCGCAGGACAAAGCGTTGGCCGAGGCCGAAGGCTGCCGGCCGCTGCTGCTAGAAAACTTCCTCGAGAACGCAGCCGGA
- a CDS encoding flagella assembly protein FlgT middle domain-containing protein codes for MASLIRFNSLILPLLALVLAACDGGVLHRSDANDSEANVSGRQTSVQGAAAIGAGGVEDARRAAIDDAVQRASSQLKRSNPAGAMISDIKVVDEWQDGEVYRVQALAVLSERQHCASPYRKKIVATGFPIMNAEQVSSSESQDLFSGIPREINNRLMETGDFIGRNLTNAVLYSRPDIAPEILPTTGSAESVIVNVARQYNAQFVLSGVIRGFRTESTEFVRGTGVLAEIKSMARDFIGRRSIDFDVFVHDGFSGVLLFQQRYSASILGDVSLPNGYNVGSERFNDTPSGHKISELIQQASEDLHRLFGCYPFTTRVLESANNRIVIAAGAQDKIRMGDKLMVYSAAGIAPSGRGLSDQVGILTINEVSANTAAGSLDSGAQGVVRPGDWVKSFGSP; via the coding sequence ATGGCTTCTTTAATTCGCTTTAACAGTCTGATCCTGCCGTTACTGGCGCTGGTGTTGGCCGCTTGCGACGGCGGCGTGTTGCATAGGAGCGATGCCAACGACTCTGAGGCAAACGTTTCCGGACGGCAAACCAGCGTACAAGGCGCGGCTGCCATCGGCGCCGGCGGCGTCGAGGACGCGCGGCGCGCAGCGATAGACGATGCGGTGCAGCGGGCGTCGTCGCAGTTGAAACGCAGCAATCCGGCCGGAGCCATGATCAGCGACATCAAGGTGGTCGACGAATGGCAGGACGGCGAGGTCTATCGGGTGCAGGCCTTGGCGGTATTGTCCGAGCGCCAACATTGCGCGTCGCCGTACCGCAAAAAAATCGTCGCTACCGGTTTTCCGATCATGAACGCCGAGCAGGTCAGTAGCAGCGAAAGCCAGGACTTGTTCAGCGGCATCCCGCGCGAGATCAATAACCGGTTGATGGAAACCGGCGATTTTATCGGCCGTAATCTGACCAACGCCGTGTTGTATTCCCGACCGGATATTGCGCCCGAAATTTTGCCGACCACCGGCTCCGCCGAGTCGGTGATCGTCAACGTCGCCCGCCAATATAACGCCCAGTTTGTGCTGTCCGGCGTAATCCGCGGGTTTCGTACCGAATCGACCGAGTTCGTCAGGGGCACAGGTGTATTGGCCGAAATCAAATCGATGGCGCGCGACTTCATTGGCCGGCGCAGCATCGATTTCGACGTATTCGTCCACGACGGATTCAGCGGTGTGCTGCTGTTCCAGCAACGCTACAGTGCGTCGATCCTGGGCGATGTCTCGCTGCCCAACGGCTACAACGTCGGCAGCGAGCGTTTCAACGACACGCCGTCGGGGCATAAAATCAGCGAATTGATCCAGCAGGCCAGCGAGGATTTGCATCGCTTGTTCGGTTGTTATCCGTTTACCACCCGGGTATTGGAGTCGGCAAACAATCGCATCGTGATTGCGGCCGGCGCTCAGGACAAAATCAGGATGGGCGACAAGCTGATGGTCTACTCGGCAGCCGGCATTGCGCCCAGCGGGCGGGGCTTGAGCGACCAGGTCGGAATTTTGACGATCAATGAAGTCAGCGCCAACACTGCGGCCGGTAGTCTGGATTCCGGCGCGCAGGGCGTAGTTCGGCCCGGAGACTGGGTGAAAAGTTTCGGGTCGCCGTAA
- the rsfS gene encoding ribosome silencing factor, which translates to MQSEALVKLVETELDVRKGLNIKTIDVRGKTSITDFMVIATGTSSRHAKSLCDYVVEKVKENGLQPLGLEGDQSSDWILLDLGDVIVHVMTGQARELYQLEKLWSVSGDAARA; encoded by the coding sequence ATGCAATCAGAAGCGTTAGTGAAACTGGTCGAAACCGAACTCGACGTTCGCAAGGGCCTGAATATCAAAACCATAGACGTGCGCGGTAAGACCAGCATCACCGATTTTATGGTGATCGCCACCGGTACCTCGTCGCGCCACGCTAAATCGTTATGCGATTACGTGGTCGAAAAAGTCAAGGAAAACGGCCTGCAACCGCTGGGCCTGGAAGGCGACCAGAGTTCCGATTGGATCTTGCTGGATTTGGGCGACGTGATTGTGCACGTGATGACCGGGCAAGCCCGCGAGCTGTACCAATTGGAAAAATTGTGGTCGGTCAGCGGCGACGCCGCCCGCGCCTGA
- a CDS encoding glutathione peroxidase — protein MSDIYQFSAVNIHGEPISLAQFRGKVIMVVNTASRCGFTPQYRGLEALYQTYKSRGLEILGFPCNQFGQQEPGSNQEIAGFCETNYGVSFPMFAKVEVNGADADPLFRYLKAAAPGLLGSQSIKWNFCKFLIGRDGTVYKRYAPFVAPSALSQDIERLLAAA, from the coding sequence ATGAGCGATATTTACCAATTTTCCGCCGTGAACATACACGGCGAACCCATTTCGCTAGCCCAATTTCGCGGCAAAGTCATCATGGTGGTCAACACGGCCAGCCGCTGCGGTTTCACACCGCAATACCGCGGCCTGGAAGCGTTGTACCAAACCTACAAAAGCCGCGGACTCGAGATACTGGGGTTTCCGTGCAACCAATTCGGCCAACAGGAGCCGGGTTCCAACCAGGAGATTGCCGGATTTTGCGAAACCAACTACGGCGTCAGTTTTCCGATGTTTGCCAAAGTGGAGGTGAACGGCGCCGATGCCGACCCGCTGTTTCGTTATCTGAAAGCGGCCGCGCCGGGCTTGCTGGGAAGCCAATCGATAAAATGGAATTTCTGCAAATTTTTGATCGGCCGGGACGGCACTGTGTACAAACGTTACGCACCCTTCGTCGCGCCGTCGGCGTTGAGCCAGGATATCGAGCGCTTGCTGGCCGCAGCCTAA